AGACAAGATCATCCTCTTTAATGTGGTTCCGTCCAAACACCTGCATAAGCTCAGTGAGTCATTGTGCTTTGTCCTAATTATCTCCATAAGTCCGACTTACATTTCTCAGTCATTGTTGCTTAGAGCCATGCTGTAAACAAACTACCAGGTTTGTTTACTGTAATCGCCCCCCTCCCTCAGTTCTCACACAGTCtgaggttttgtgttttcctgctgctgctgttgagctCGTCAACAATCTCCACACACTCCCTGCTGCTCTTCACCTGCTTGCATGCCTGTTTTCCCCTCATCATTGTGTTAAACCTGTTTGTGTGACTGGACAAAACCAAACCAGAACACATACtgcttcttcctttttttatttttctcttgtgtttgtgcgtgtgtatctgtgtatccTTTTTTCTTAGGCTGTCTCTCTTATGCATTCACCATGCTGATTCATGCAGTCCAAACCAAGGCCCGATGTTTTTTTGAAATAAGCTGTAATCACATTTCTCAATAGGcagagaaaatacacagaaaacatctgtgCTCATAGgaaatgcagcaaaaatgtCATAAGGTCTTCTAAAAAGTGCAGTTACACTGTGGCCAGAGAAAGCTCTGTGCTCATATCTTCTGTCTTGTCGTCCCAGTTGAATTGTCAGGAGTTTCTGATATCAGCTGTTCATCCAGTTGAATGTCATGTTATTGTGGTTTGTGTGAAAGTCCCAGTTTTTCAGTTAGCCCTCACTCTCATCAGGAGCTGCCAGGGTGTGAAATTGAATCGTGTAGCTGTAGCTGGGATCTGACAGGCGGCGTTTGTCTTTGAACTGAATGTTTTTTCAGGTTGAGGTCCTTTGTAACATGTGAAGACCTGCTGTTTTCATACACAAACTAACGTGTCCAGATGTCTGTGCACTAGCACTTTGTGGAGTTAGAAAGGTAGTTTTATGTTTGCTTTGCCAAGCATCATTTCTCCTCTGCAAAAATCTTCCTTGTCTGCAAACATCTCTGTTGTGACTGTACAACTGACATACAGATTTAAATAGTCATTACTGATACAAAGGTTTTCAGGCATAAAGCTTTCGATTCATGGTGGTCCATGTAGGAGGATCAGGTTGGTGTGGGTGTCACTATAGTAAAACGTTGTGGTTACTGAGATAAATCCCTACGTTTGGGCTTGAGTGTAAAGGATTTGTAAGGTGGTGTGTACATAAGAACCATTATATATAGAGAAATATATACTGAAACATGCTGTGTGTTACATGAGAACAGTTAACTCTGTGTTATAATGAGTGCCTGCTGTCTTTATTAAACTGAGTCTTTATTAATCTCATGGTTTCACTGACCAGGTGATGCTCTGGTCGTGGGTTCAGATACAGCACAGATATTGGACTGCAGCTACTGGGCTTTGAAGGGAAGTTTTAGGACGGTGACTCTTGATGGAtttgtgcaattttttttcatttaattttttccatttcaccgTTTGTGGCATTAAATGATTAAACCCTGCTCATCAGAGTATCAGATTTCCTGCCAAGGATGCCCTAATGAAAATGTACAGATTTATGGTGGTGTATGGTGGGAGTTGTTTGAAAAATCACAATCTGTCCTAATCTTTCTTCTGTCAGCACATTCGAAACAACTGCTTGTGAAACAGTTTGCTTCTACTGTGACGTAAGATACTGTTTTAACATTCAGGCCTTTGAAAAGCGCCAATGTAAACTGACTAATCAAATGGAGCTATTGCTGATGGCGTCGCGTGGTGGCATGTTTGTTGTACTTGAACTCTGTTCCCTGGTCAGGCTCCCTTGGatgtattttaaattaagtCCTTGCACATTGATTCAGGTAGAGCAGATGAAAATGGGAAATGAACAGATGGTATTTCACACTCCTGTGTTTCAGCACTTAACTTGATTTTGTAGattgagatttaaaaaaaatcttcacatttacaatataaatggtaaattaataaagataaaattCTGAAGataatgtctttgtgtttttcatgaatGATAAAATTGACAGTATTACTCTAAACCCACTGTCTGAAGTGATTCCAGTTAAAGTGAGTTATTTTATAGCTTCATATCACATTTGTccctttttattgtttttattaataacgTCCATAAATGAGCTTCATGAATGATGGATCgctttctaaataaataatttatgaaAAGTTTTAGTAactttgtgtttaaaaatgcacaaatacaaaatgactaTCTATAGGTAACTAGTTCATAACATTTAATCACAGATTGTAGACAAAAAGATTAAACAAccatagaaaacaaatgaaaacgtTACAGACAAAATGTTAATGCGAAAATCCctcaagaaaacagaaaattaaggCTTGATACATCTGTGAATATATTTGCACATATGAAGTTTATAGGAgatattttatcatttctgaaaatgattcaaacgtgacaaagaaaaatgtgcacTGTGGCTTTAAATGTTGCGACATGTCGTAAAGTGCACTGTCGTAAAGAATCACGTGTAAACAACATGGACGTTTCGCAGTAAACAGTTGATGTTATTCTCGTGTTTATGTTTATTGAcatagaagaaaaagaagaaatgagtaAATAAGCGTTTCGTCCACAGCTCtggtgtttgcttgtgtgtgtgtgagagagtgtgagtgtgtgaggacCTTCCCGCCGTGGGCAGCATGTTCGTGTTGGTGGACATGGTCGACACGGTCCGGATCCCTCCGTGGGATTTCCACAAACAGCTCAACGACGCCATTTCCGAGGAGCTCAACAAGAAACTGGCCAACAAGGTGAGTCACGTTCAAAGCTCCGCACCGTGACGTCCCCTCACCTGCATTTGAGTCTCACACAGAGGGACCAAGACCTGAGTCAGAGCCAGGACATCAGAAATCAGCAGGTCCTCCATCAAACGGGGCTAAAGTTAAATCAGAAACCATGACGGACTTTTCCCTGAAGCTCCAGGATGAACAGCTTTTGGGATGAGACGTTCACGGACTTATTGAACTATTCAGTTTACGTGGGGCCCGGTAGGGGAAGGTTTCTAAAGTGCCTGTTCTCTGCTCCTCAGGTGGTCTATAATGTCGGCCTGTGCATCTGCCTGTACGACATCACAAAACTGGAGGATTCCTATATTTTCCCAGGGGACGGAGCCTCACACACCAAAGGTCTGATGCTgctgcagatgatgatgatgatgatgatgatgatgatgacacaaGTGGGACCAGGACTCTGGTCATCACACCCTGtacattttctttatgttaAAGTGAAGGCTGACAGTCTTTGCTCTCTGTCAGTTCATTTCAGGTATGTGGTTTTCCACCCGTTCCTCGACGAGATCCTAATCGGGAAGATCAAGTACTGCAGTCAGGAGGGAGTTCATGGTAACTCTTGTCTTTTCTgcatctttctttgttttttgcagaaGACTGGTGTGATGTGGTGAACacctgctgtgtctctgtgtttcagtgacGATGGGTTTCTTTGACGACATCCTCATCCCACCAGAGTCACTTCAGCAACCTGCAAAGTTGTATCCTGTTGTGGTTTCACCATGAGAGCAGGTTCACATGAAATACTCAGCCGGTGATTGTGGTTGTGGTGTGTGTAGTGGTTCCTTAGCTGCGGCGTCAGTGATGAAGCTGAGCAGGTTTGGCTGTGGGAGTATGAGACCGATGAGGGGGCACACGACCTCTACATGGATCAGGGGGAGGAGATCCGTTTTCGGGTGACAGATGAAGTGTTTGTGGATACGTCGCCCACGGGCCCGGCCACCGCAACCACGGACACTTCAGCGCAACCGGGACAGTCGACGGCGCCGCCGGCAGAAGACAGCATAGAGAAGAAGGAGGCGCCGTACACTCTGATTGTAAGAAAAACACCATGGTCCAACTTTTTCAACAAGGCAGCTCCTGAAGACACGTCTGCACTAAATGCGTTTGTAGCATCTGTTCCTAAGAGAACTCCTTAGACAGGAGGCTGCTTTCTCACACATActtaaaatacatgaaaagcAACAAGGATGTTTTTCAGATGTTTATCAGCTGTAACATGTTGCTGACAATAGAAATAGAATTCAAGAAGTGTATACgtatatattacattacatatatCAACCAAAACAATGTCACAGTTCTCCCTGACACTTTGTGTTCTTGTTGCAGGGCAGCATCTGTGAGCCGGGGCTCGGGCTGCTGTCATGGTGGAACAGCTGAACATGGAGCAGAGAACGTCTGGTTGTTACAGACAGACTGAACATCGTGGCGTCGGCTGGAGACAGAACCTTGTTTGTTCCGGTACAAATGTTGAGACTCTAAATTCAGCTGCTTTCTGAACCGAGACACCGTTGGTGTAGAAGTGACTGAAGAAATCTTTATCACACCAGGACTGAAACTCTGTTCTGCACGTTTACATGTAAAATGACCAGACATTTAATAACAGCATGATGAAACCTCACATTCAGTCGTATATTTCACTGGAGGTTTGACTCCAGATTAAAACCAGTCAGTATTTTCTGAACCACTGTGTCAGAACTACAGGACAGGTTGTGAGTCTAAAGCTGAGAGAAATAAGGCAGTGACATTTTTGTTGGTTTGAATTCACGACCTGTGGGTCTGATGTCTAATGCAGACAACATGGAATTAGcaattaaatatatttgatttaaaagatttgctttttattttaaatactaCCCCAGTGATATTTTGTATGCCTGTTTTGTCTGATAGTAAAAggtttgtcagtttgtgtgaTTATGGGAAATATATCAGAGCAGATTAGTGAGCAGCCTTTAAATCCTCCAGTCTGAAGGGCAGCggaggacagtgtgtgtgctgagctGCTGCCGTCACTCCAGGTGTTTTGTGTtgtacacacagagacacagtggaCTGTTTCATGTGACGCCTGCATGTCCACTTACTGTTTGTCTCAGTCCTCTGTTGTGAAATAGGCCAGAAAGcttttattaacagaaataacTGGGCTGTATGTGACCTTGATGTGGAAATACTTCACACTGCATACTCCAAAATTCTGCTTAGTACAAAAGTATCAGCATCCCCCCATTGATTAATAATAAAGCCTTAATCTGTAAGActatattattgtttattagTTGATATAAATTTGCATTATTACGTAGAAAAGTATGAAGTAGATGTCCAGATGAGTGCAGTAGTACACGATAAAAAGTACTCAAACCACTGGACCTCTTACTCCCTGCAGAATTAGAACATAAGctgaataacaaaataataaaattatggccaatgtaattaaattaatttctttgtttgttttctctgatctCAGCCGTTCCAGCTGTTTTCTTAAACATGTGTAAcaaaagataaacacacacacacacagcggcaTGTTAAGTCCAATACACTGAGCACGTTTCCCCAACAGATTACATATATGAAGAGgaatgcacacgcacacgcacagcCGCATCACGCCGTCGGAATCTCTGCCAGCTGCGCAGACTCCGCGGATTGACTCCGTTTATTTAATTCCTCGTTATATAATCCACACCGACTTCAGTCACACACTGATCGTCCTCGGAGCGCAGTAAGTAACGTTTCTGTGAATATGTGCGTGTAGAAGTGGCTGCAGGGTCcgtgtcagtgtttgtgtgcgcgCTCGACACTGTCAAATAAAAGAGAGAGGCTTTATTTCTTCGTGTGGTCGTGAAAAGGTCTGATCGCTGTAACATTTCCGTGATGTTTGACACCAGGTGCTTCCTATGAGCGACCTCTCACTCTGCTTTTCTTTAAGGTTTGTTGTCCTAACAGCGCTGCTGATTCTTAGCCTGTCACGGTATTTATGGGAAATCATTTAAGCTGCAAACCAGggattgttttgtttaaagtttCTCTGATTTCATCATGCGCTTCGTGAGGAAAGTGAAGTGCATGAACTGAACTGTGGAAACTCCACAAATAAACAAGTCAGAGGCACACGAGACGTGTTTTCTTCATAATCACGGGGCAGGAAGACATTTGTGCCCCACCCGGGCCACAGGAGCTTTTTAATTCTGCACATCCAGATGTTCGGCTGCTGTTTATAAAGGTGTGAGCGGCTCTGTCCACTGCAGATTATCGCAGCCTGCTGATCCCGTGTGTTTGTTGCTTATTATTAGCTGTGTCCTTCTCTATTCACGTCAACATCTGCTCATTAGGAGATGGGACTCTGACGTCACAAACGCACCACTGGACATGGTGTTGTGCAGCTGTTCTGACGTCACGCTGCGTGCGGACAGATTCCTCATGATAATTAAGGTTAAATGAAAACGTGGATTTTCACTTTTGTGTAGCGACAGTAATATTTTTATGACAAATCCAAATCTTTTATATGAACTTatcaatataaaatatcaatatgCTGCTGATATTATTTTAGGCCTGTCAAGAGTCTTGGAAAGAAGCATAGACAACTAATACAATTGCATTGACACTTTTCTAGTCTTCATTATGTCAGATATGAGTCAGTAACCTTAAAATGAGTAGTTTCTAATATTTGGCTTGTAATTTGTAAACTGCTGGTATTGCAGGTAACAGGTAATAAAAGGTAAAAGGTAATAAGGGAGGTTTTGGGGCCTGATAGGACGATGTCTTGGCCTCTGCATTGATTTGGATAATTGgttttttaatgtgtctgtgGCGTTTCCCCCAGTTGTCTTTAACATAACGGGTTTATGAACAGCAGGGTTTGTTTCTGTGATCTGAACCCATATGACAACTCTCTCATCTTCCTCCgctccctccctctgctctcccTTCTCACAGCAAATCCTCCTGACAGACTTGAAGTGACAGTGCTGGCCTGGATACCTACAGAGCCTGTGTCCCACACTGAAGCAGCCTCCCCCAGCAAGGCACTCAGGCGACAGACCGCGCCGTCAGCAGCCCATCAGCAGCATCCATCACTGCACCCAcaccaccctcctcctccacatccGACATGGCAGACCCCAGCCTCACGTCACCCTCTGGTACCCTGCTGCGCTCCCCCAACGCCCCTCTCAGCCTCTCCTTCCCCGTCCCGAGGGAGGGGAGCGGGGTGTGGGAGGAGGGGAAAGAGCAACCCCTGCCTCAGGATCTGCCCAGCCCACTGCCAACCAAACGCACGCGGACCTACTCAGCGTACGTGTGATTAGTTTATTTTTTGGTGCGTGGTCACTTTACTGTAACTGGAGCTTCTTATTTCAGGCTACTGGAGTAAATATAGTACACATGTATTTCACTCACGCTGTGTGTGAAGGGTTCATAAGCTGGAAAGACAGGTTTCGCAGTAGTCAATAAATCATTTACCAAAGTTTAATGATCCGCTCTAGGACAAGCTAACAATACTAACTTTAATGTTGCCAGGTTTGGGGAAATGCAGGGAAACTAAAACTGGGTTGTAATGTATCTACAATATATAGTATGACAGCTGAAAAGTTTACACACAAAACCTGactagtttttaaaatgttgatgcCCTGAGTACATATTTCCAATACTACTTTGAGTTTTACTTATGCATGTTTTTACTTGTACAAGAGTATTTTGAAATAGTAATACTGGTccttttacttgagtaaaggataAACTGATGTGAACGTGAGTGTAAACAGTCGCTGTATCGTGGCTGTTTTACTGATTTGGTGCTGTAGAAACTTTGATCTGTTCTATTTACACAGTGACTGAGCAGATAGATGCtttcacctctgctgctgttgtgttgtgaCGTTATGAGACAGTGTGTAGGAGCTGATTTGATCATCGCCTCATCTTTCTCACCTCCTCCATGAATCCTAATCTCACTTGAACCATCGACTGTATCAtgtagaaaagagaaaatcttCACTTCCAGACGTCTCTGTCGACTTGTTTTTGtatcctgctgctgcagcgtgACAGTAAATCATACTGAGGTGTGTGATTTTATAATCACTGACTGAATTTTATTGTGTTcctttctgtgtctgcaggacaGTTCGCGCTCACTCGGGTCCAGTTTTTGAGGGGGTGTGTAAGGAGTTTTCCAGGTCACAAGGTCACGGCTTCATCCGACCGTCCGACGGCAGCGAGGACATCTTTGTTCACATCTCAGAGTGAGTGGCGGCAACACTGAACACACGCACAGAGACATGTTGTGGTTTAGAAACTGCAACTCCCAGGACAGTGACACCTGTGGAAAGTGCTGCTGGTTTTATTCAGGGCAAGCATTacatcaaatgtttttacagcCTCAGCAAAAGCACATTTATGACATTTCTCCAAACAGATTCTGCAGGATGATCCAGTTATCCTATAGCCAAACATTTGCACCAGGGTCATAAAAATAGAGACTGAAATAAGGAGGAAACACACAATGTCTCTTCTGAGGATGACAAATAGAAAGTTTTTACACACTATGACTTGGTAATTAAAATGTTGTATCCTATGGTTTGAATCTTtacagagaaatataaaaacttGTGGTTGTGTACAGAGTTCCTGTAACTTCCTCTATGAAACTGTATTTGGGACAGTGGCTTCTCTGCTGGCTGAAAGTGAGGACTTTACATGGACGTGCAAGATGGTGAATGATTTAACTTTGTGCAGAGCCAGGCTCACTgcttcctcctgtctgtctccatgctgagctgagctgagctgagctcaTCGCCTTGTTGTTCAGGAGCCGTGACTTCACATGACATGATCATGGTTTTGATTTCTTCACCTTACACTTATTAGTCCTCTGACCTGAGGATTGAGACGTCCTCACAAGGTTGCAAAAATATGGTTTTAATTATTATAGTATTACTTGTGTCTTTTGGAGATGTCCCTCTAATTTTTGCTGTCTCTCTAGTGAAGATTATTATCATTATCTGATTCAGTTCAACATGAAGAGGACAGTTTACCTCCTTGCCTATGCAGCCTGTACAGAGCTTGTGGGTAGTTCAGAGTccacagtctgtgtttgttgtgtagTGACGCCTCCTCTGTTTACACTCACTGTAGTTTTCTACATGGAAGCTCAGCATTTTCTCATGCCtcattgtcattgtttattCTTAATAACTCAGCATTGAAGGGGAGTACGTCCCAGTCGAGGGCGATGAGGTCACGTACAAAATTTGCCGGGTCCCACCCAAGAACCTGAAGGTGCAGG
This genomic window from Mastacembelus armatus chromosome 8, fMasArm1.2, whole genome shotgun sequence contains:
- the polr3h gene encoding DNA-directed RNA polymerase III subunit RPC8, which translates into the protein MFVLVDMVDTVRIPPWDFHKQLNDAISEELNKKLANKVVYNVGLCICLYDITKLEDSYIFPGDGASHTKVHFRYVVFHPFLDEILIGKIKYCSQEGVHVTMGFFDDILIPPESLQQPAKFDEAEQVWLWEYETDEGAHDLYMDQGEEIRFRVTDEVFVDTSPTGPATATTDTSAQPGQSTAPPAEDSIEKKEAPYTLIGSICEPGLGLLSWWNS
- the csdc2b gene encoding cold shock domain-containing protein C2 — translated: MADPSLTSPSGTLLRSPNAPLSLSFPVPREGSGVWEEGKEQPLPQDLPSPLPTKRTRTYSATVRAHSGPVFEGVCKEFSRSQGHGFIRPSDGSEDIFVHISDIEGEYVPVEGDEVTYKICRVPPKNLKVQAVEVKITHLNPGTKHETWSGQIISS